The sequence GCGTTATTCAAGAATTTTTAGGACATAAAAACATAGCGGCCACTCAAATGTACGCTCATGTGACAAGTAAACAGTTAAAGGACATCCATAAGAATCTTCACGGGAAGAAATAAAAGAGGTATTAAACCTTGAATTACGAAATGTCTTTTTCGGCGAGGTCTTCGTACGCCACGAAGATTTTTTACTAAAAATCTCCTCTCTCCGGCGCCAGCCGCGCCTCCGAAGGCGCCTCTCAAACCTCGCCTCAACACCATTTCGTAATTCACGGTATTAAACGCAAGTTCGCGCTTACCGAAATAACGGGGATGAGTGAAGGTTTACGGGCTTTGCGAAGCCCGTCGTGACCAAAAACTCCCCTCTCTCATCTGAACCACTGTTTTATCTTATCTATTATCGGCAAAACAATATCCTGCCACAAAATTCCCACTATAAAATCATTCCATAGCCAAAGGGCCCCTAAAACAATATAGTCGCTCCAGATGAGCTTTAAAAAATCCCACGTATGCCAAAAAGCAGATTTTATTTTCGGAGAACTTACAAGTTCTTTTAGGTCAAAACCGGAATAAGCAAGGATGAATAATATTATGACAAGAAGGACGATCCATCGTATGAACCCCCCTCTCCTGTTTTGAGCAAAATTTTTCTTTTTCATAAGGTTGCTTTTAAATTATCCCTCTATCTATTCTACCCCGTTTTTATGTTTACGAGTATCTTACGCCGGAGGTTTGTTTTTTGAGACCAGCTTTATTATCCATTGCAATACTGTAGTTAAAAAGTCCTCACCAGCTTGCGGTTCGTCAAACCACCAGTCCGGTTTTGAAACCGCGATAAGTTCGTTGGAAAAAGCCGTCATGAATTTATGTTTGCTCACTATGGTTGCTTTTTTCGGTGGCAAGCCCGGGTCGTGAAATTCAAAACTGTCCGCCGTCTGATCGTATATTAGAACGTAATGGCTGTAAAAATCGGGCGTTCCATATAAAGTACCATGGTTAACTTGGGCGATGATGAAATTGTTCTTGGCCAACTCTGCCACTCTGCTTTCGCTTAAAGTTTCTTTCCTGACTTCGCCACCGGCGTTTAGGAATTTTCTTGCAAGATCTCTCTCTTTTTCAAAATTGGCCGACGCGTGGGCCTTTTGACTTTCAAAACGATTGTTGTCCCAGAACTGTCGCAGATACTCTGTTCCTTTTTCAGAAAATTCCTGATAATCAAATCCCTCGTTTATTAATTGGGCACCACCTGTTTTTTCAGCCAAAAATTTCGCTCCTGCAATAGTCCATGTCCAAAGGTTGTGTTCGTAACTTGTTTCCATGTCAACCGTTTGACTGTCAATAACCGTGCTGGTTTTTGTATCATGCGCCATCCGGACACAGCATTGCAGGCAGTGGTTGTTGTCTGAATTTTCGTAAAATTTCGGTTCCATGGTTTATGCCCTGAGGATTATAGAAATTCAATGGGGTTCATGTATGCTCGCAAATCGGCGACCGGTATGGTGGCGGGACTGCACGCTGTGGTTTTGCGTCCGGGTATGTCCGCGAGTTTCATAATTTTAACACCTTCAGTGGCAAAAACAGTCCAGTGCAAATGGGGTCCGGTGGAATGTCCGGCCCCCGGAGTCCCCGGCATACCTCCCGATAGGCCTATTGTCTCGCCGGTTTTGACTTTATCTCCCGCTTTAACGCTTCGTATTGACATATGACCAAAAACGCTGGATAAACCATTTCCGTGGTCAAGCAGAACCCAACCGCCGTATGATTTGCAACCGGTAAAAATGTCCGTGTTACCTGTGCCTCTTACCGTTCCGGATAAAGGCGCCGAAATTTCCGTGCCGGTTGACGCTCTAAAATCCATGCCGTTATGTCCCCTGCCACCGTAAGCGCCGGATTTGGCAAAAGGCGTGTTACCGAAGTATTGCGTGACGCAGTTTATAAACCTTGATCCTTCCGGCTCCAAACATGAGGCCGTTGTCGCGTTTGATAGCGGAAATTCAAATATTTTTGTGCCCACTTTCGGCAAATTGGACGCGTCAATTTCAAAATGCAGTTGCGACTCTAATTCAAAAAGTTCTTTTTCAAACGCTTCTTTTTCGGCTTTTCTGCGCTCCACTTCTTTCTTGTACTCGGCTTCTTGGTTTTTTGTTTCTTGGAGCAGACGATCTTGGGCCTTTTTATTGGCTTCCGTGACTTCTTTTTGGCCGATTATTTTTTCCTTGAAACCCGTGAGCTGTTCTTTCTGCTCAGCAGTTTCGGAACTTTTTTGGCTCAACTGGTCGCGCAGATCGCGAAGCTCCGTCATTTTGACTCTAACGTCTGCCTGCAGACGGCTTACGGAGGCGCTTTGGTCAAATACTTCGGAAACCGACTGACCTGTTAAGACATAATCAAGCATTGTCATTTGATCGTTTTCGTCCAGTATTCTTATTGTCTGGGCCAAACCACCTTCACTCGTTTCTATTTTTTTCGTGACGGTTGATATCTCGTTTGAAAGATGCTCTATTGTCAAAGACGCCGCCTGTATTCTGTTTTCCGTAATGGCTATTTCGGAAAGCAGTTTTTTTCTTTCGGTATTTAGTCGGCTTATCGCCGTCTGAAGCGTCTTGGCCTCTTCTCCAGTTTTGGCTATCTGGCTTTCATATTTGACGATTTCTTTTTCCAGTTCTGAAATTTTTTGATTTCTTTCTTGTATCCCCTCTTGAAGTTTTTCAATCGTGGAGTTCTGGGCATAAACTCTATTAATGTCGGCCGGTAAAGCGAAAAGCAAAGAAAAAAACAAAACTATAGCCGAAGCCGACAAAAAAACGACCATCCAAACATTTTTTTTCTTGTTTATTTTCGTGTTTCTATGCATAAATTCATTTTAGCATTTGAATCGCCGTGCTCAACCTTTCCAATGTTTCTTTCTTTCCAAGAATGTCGGCGAGAGTAAACGGGTCCGGCGACTTTTCTCTGCCTGAAAGCGCGTAACGAAATGGCCAAAGCACCTCCCCTCTTCCCTCTTGTTCGGCATATTTCCAAATCGCCTCTTTTATTTTTTCGGCGCTAAAATTTTCTTCCGGCAAAACACTGACTTTCTCGCTTATTTTTATGATGTGTTTTATTGTCGTCTCTTTTGAAGTGTCTTTCCACGACAGTTTTTTCGGTTCATACGAAGGTAACTCAAAATAATATTGAAAATCGCCTTCGCGGTTCATTCTTCCTATGTCGCTCATTTTGGAAATTCTTTCCAGAACAGTCGGCGCTATTCTCTTTACTCTGTCGGGGCATTTTTCGGAGCTTGGGATTTCTTTTTTTATTTCCGCGATTATAAGATCGTAAATGTCAGGTATTTTTTTCAGGTATTCTTTGTTTAGCCAGTCCAATTTTTCTCTGTTAAACACGGCTCCTCCTTTTTGGACGTTCTCAAGAGAGAATTCTTGCGTGAGCTCCTCTGCCGTAAATATTTCCTTTTCGGTCTTCGGGTTCCACCCGAGCAAAGCCAAAAAGTTCATAAGGGCCTCTGCCAAGTACCCCTCTTCCCTGTAATACGTAACCGAAACAGATTGGCCGTGTTTGCGTTTGGAAAGTTTGCTTTTATCAGGCGCCAAAATGAGTGGCAAATGAGCGTAAATGGGGCGAGGCGCTTCTATGGCTTCTTGGATCAGTATTTGCCTTGGTGTGTTTGAAAGATGGTCTTCTCCGCGTATTACGTGCGATATTTTTTGTTCAAAGTCGTCAACAACAACCGCCAAATGATACAGCGGTTCATCTTTTGATTTGGCAATAACAAAGTCCTTAAGCTCCGCGGTATCAAAAGTCACCTCTCCCCTTATGATGTCGGAAAAAGTCACTTTCTTACCCGGATTTCTGAAACGAATAACCTCTACTTCCCCACTGCCTTCTTTGGCCGGTTCTTTTGAAATATAGGCCATGTCATCCGCCAAAAGTTTTTCAAGATACTTTTTGTAAATTTCCGTCCGATCCGACTGGCGGCAAAAATCTTTCCAAGCGAGGCCGAACCAATTCAACCCGTCCAAAATATTGTCCTCATATTCTTTTTTGGATCGTGCCTTGTCAGTGTCTTCAAGCCGAAGGACCATCTCCCCACCGTTTTGACGAGCAAAAAGGTAGTTGAAAAGAGCGGTTCTGGCTCCGCCAACGTGCAGAGTTCCCGTGGGAGAAGGCGCGAAACGAGTTATGACTTTTCGACTCATAATCGCTTATTATACCAGCTATTTAGGGTATTTAAAAGGCCATTACTCCACTGTCGATTCCCTTCCATACACAATAAACTTATCTCTCGTGCCGAAGAGCAATAGTAAGAATCTCTCTGGCGATTTTTTCAGCGGCATCCGGACGCGAAAAATTAACTGCCGACTGCGACATGCTTTCCATAAGTTTCGGGTTACTCATAAGGTGTTCAATCTCTGACACTAAAATGCTCTTGCTTAGATTTTGTTCTTCTATCACCGTGCACGCGCCGACTCTGGCGTAGTTGTAGGCGTTTTTTGTCTGGTCATGGCTCACTTTCTCGGGAATGGGGATTATTATGGAAGGCATTCCCCAAAGAGCTATCTCAAAAATACTGGAACCGGCCCGCGAAATGACAAGAGACGCCACCGAGCCGGCCATACGAAGCGATAGGTCGTTCAAATAGTCAAAAGGTTTGTATCGGTCTCTGTGTGGGCTTTTTTCCAAAATTATTCTTGCCGTAGTCGTAACCGTTTCGTAATTGGCTTTTCCGGTCTGGTGAATTATTTGG comes from bacterium and encodes:
- a CDS encoding peptidoglycan DD-metalloendopeptidase family protein yields the protein MHRNTKINKKKNVWMVVFLSASAIVLFFSLLFALPADINRVYAQNSTIEKLQEGIQERNQKISELEKEIVKYESQIAKTGEEAKTLQTAISRLNTERKKLLSEIAITENRIQAASLTIEHLSNEISTVTKKIETSEGGLAQTIRILDENDQMTMLDYVLTGQSVSEVFDQSASVSRLQADVRVKMTELRDLRDQLSQKSSETAEQKEQLTGFKEKIIGQKEVTEANKKAQDRLLQETKNQEAEYKKEVERRKAEKEAFEKELFELESQLHFEIDASNLPKVGTKIFEFPLSNATTASCLEPEGSRFINCVTQYFGNTPFAKSGAYGGRGHNGMDFRASTGTEISAPLSGTVRGTGNTDIFTGCKSYGGWVLLDHGNGLSSVFGHMSIRSVKAGDKVKTGETIGLSGGMPGTPGAGHSTGPHLHWTVFATEGVKIMKLADIPGRKTTACSPATIPVADLRAYMNPIEFL
- the gltX gene encoding glutamate--tRNA ligase; the encoded protein is MSRKVITRFAPSPTGTLHVGGARTALFNYLFARQNGGEMVLRLEDTDKARSKKEYEDNILDGLNWFGLAWKDFCRQSDRTEIYKKYLEKLLADDMAYISKEPAKEGSGEVEVIRFRNPGKKVTFSDIIRGEVTFDTAELKDFVIAKSKDEPLYHLAVVVDDFEQKISHVIRGEDHLSNTPRQILIQEAIEAPRPIYAHLPLILAPDKSKLSKRKHGQSVSVTYYREEGYLAEALMNFLALLGWNPKTEKEIFTAEELTQEFSLENVQKGGAVFNREKLDWLNKEYLKKIPDIYDLIIAEIKKEIPSSEKCPDRVKRIAPTVLERISKMSDIGRMNREGDFQYYFELPSYEPKKLSWKDTSKETTIKHIIKISEKVSVLPEENFSAEKIKEAIWKYAEQEGRGEVLWPFRYALSGREKSPDPFTLADILGKKETLERLSTAIQMLK